A genome region from Paludibacterium sp. B53371 includes the following:
- a CDS encoding L-serine ammonia-lyase — MISMFHLYKVGIGPSSSHTLGPMNAARRFVDDLRARGLLSRATSLQIDVFGSLALTGLGHKTDVALLLGLMGELPDTVDVTAIPVLIQQVRKTERIRLGHDGPVVEFSNKAMTFHRSNLPRHENGLTIKAFGGEQLLLDKNYYSIGGGFVIEDGDSAAEEDGAPVGPYPYRTAAELLAHCQSTGLSLSGLVMENELHLHTQEEIQSYFDHIWQTMQQCMARGMKAEGVLPGPFRVPRRASALHRRLTAAESLSRDPMSIVDWVNMFALAVAEENAAGGRVVTAPTNGACGIVPAVLAYYNQFISPLDEERCIRFFLSSAAIGTLFKTNASISGAEVGCQGEIGVACSMAAAGLAELLGGSPEQVCIAAEIAMEHNLGLTCDPVGGQVQIPCIERNAMGAVKAINAARMALARTSAPIVPLDKVIEVMLEVGKDMSAKYRETSCGGLALKLAAPVHNCSADNEAECVCWAP, encoded by the coding sequence ATGATCAGCATGTTCCATCTGTATAAAGTCGGGATCGGTCCTTCCAGCTCGCATACGCTTGGTCCGATGAATGCCGCTCGCCGCTTTGTCGATGATCTGCGCGCACGCGGCCTGCTCTCCAGGGCCACCTCCCTGCAGATCGACGTGTTCGGCTCGCTGGCACTGACCGGGCTGGGTCACAAGACCGACGTGGCGCTGTTGCTCGGCCTGATGGGCGAACTGCCCGACACCGTCGATGTCACCGCCATCCCGGTACTGATTCAGCAGGTTCGCAAGACCGAACGCATCCGCCTGGGGCATGATGGTCCGGTTGTCGAGTTCTCCAACAAGGCCATGACCTTCCACCGCTCCAACCTGCCGCGGCACGAGAACGGTCTGACCATCAAGGCGTTTGGCGGCGAGCAACTGCTGCTGGACAAGAACTATTACTCCATCGGTGGCGGCTTCGTCATCGAAGATGGCGACAGCGCGGCAGAAGAAGATGGCGCGCCGGTCGGCCCCTACCCTTACCGCACGGCCGCCGAGCTGCTGGCGCATTGCCAGAGCACCGGGCTGTCGCTGTCCGGTCTGGTGATGGAAAACGAGTTGCACCTGCACACTCAGGAAGAAATTCAGTCCTACTTCGACCATATCTGGCAAACCATGCAGCAGTGCATGGCGCGCGGGATGAAGGCCGAAGGCGTGCTGCCGGGCCCGTTCCGCGTACCGCGTCGCGCCTCGGCGCTGCATCGTCGTCTGACGGCGGCCGAATCGCTGTCGCGCGATCCGATGAGCATTGTCGACTGGGTCAATATGTTTGCCCTGGCGGTGGCGGAAGAGAATGCCGCCGGTGGCCGTGTGGTGACCGCGCCGACCAACGGGGCCTGCGGCATCGTGCCGGCGGTACTGGCTTACTACAATCAGTTCATCAGCCCGCTGGATGAAGAGCGTTGCATTCGTTTCTTCCTGTCTTCCGCCGCCATTGGCACCCTGTTCAAGACCAATGCCTCGATCTCCGGCGCCGAAGTGGGCTGCCAGGGGGAAATTGGTGTGGCTTGCTCGATGGCCGCGGCCGGTCTGGCCGAGCTGCTGGGCGGCTCGCCTGAGCAGGTATGCATTGCTGCTGAAATTGCCATGGAGCATAATTTGGGCCTGACCTGCGACCCGGTCGGCGGCCAGGTTCAGATTCCCTGCATCGAGCGCAATGCCATGGGCGCGGTCAAGGCCATCAATGCAGCACGCATGGCGCTGGCCCGTACCAGTGCGCCGATCGTTCCCCTCGACAAGGTCATCGAAGTCATGCTGGAAGTCGGCAAGGACATGAGCGCCAAGTATCGGGAAACGTCGTGTGGCGGTCTGGCGCTGAAGCTGGCGGCACCGGTGCACAACTGCTCGGCAGACAATGAGGCAGAATGCGTCTGCTGGGCGCCGTAA